A window of the Thermococcus alcaliphilus genome harbors these coding sequences:
- a CDS encoding 50S ribosomal protein L19e produces MLKMQRRIAAELLKCGENRVWIDPERIDDVKSAITREDIKRLINEGVIKKKPIKGQSRYRAKLRQEARKKGRHRGHGSRKGKKTARMGKKERWMMTIRALRKELRKLKAEKKIDEHTYRNLYIRAKGGQFKSKHQLYLFMEEKGILKR; encoded by the coding sequence ATGCTCAAAATGCAGAGAAGAATTGCTGCTGAACTTTTGAAATGTGGCGAGAATAGGGTTTGGATAGACCCTGAAAGAATTGATGATGTTAAGTCCGCTATCACAAGAGAGGACATTAAAAGATTAATCAATGAAGGCGTCATCAAGAAAAAGCCAATTAAGGGACAGAGCAGGTACAGGGCAAAGCTTAGGCAAGAAGCGAGAAAGAAGGGAAGGCATAGGGGACATGGAAGCAGAAAGGGTAAGAAGACCGCAAGGATGGGCAAGAAAGAGAGATGGATGATGACGATTAGAGCCCTTAGAAAGGAACTTAGAAAGCTCAAGGCAGAGAAGAAGATTGATGAACACACCTACCGCAACCTTTACATAAGGGCCAAGGGCGGACAGTTCAAGAGCAAACACCAGCTTTATCTGTTCATGGAAGAGAAAGGGATATTGAAGAGGTGA